The sequence GTAGGTTTCCTGAAATACCACTGGTGTCTGCAAGTAATAAGGCTGAAGCTTCATCGGTTTGAATAAGGGTTTCTTCAGGTAATCCAAGCATCACATTCAAACTGTAATTGAGGTTGGATATAGAACTTTCTACTTCGGCTAAACTAAGTTCCAAGCTGTTTCTGGAAAGTCTGGCTTTGTATAAATCATTGGCCAGAATCATTCCATTATCCACCATGTTTTTAATATCTCGCTCCCGTTGTTCAGCCAATTTTAAGTTTTCCTCTACAATTCGTTTGGATTGATGAAGTTTAAATAAACTTAGGTAGGTATTTATAATACTCAATTTGGCATCCGCTTGTTCTTTTCTGTAATCGGCTTCACTTGCCGCTGCCTGTTGAATAATGGCTTTTAATGCGTAATTGCCTTTCATTCCGGCGAATACAGTACTTTGCAACGATATCTTATTGGTATATTGATTCAAAATTTGAGGGTTTAATACTTTATCTCCAAAACCTGGAATGGCTATTTTGAAAGGTTCAATATTGTTCGAAAGGCGGGTATAGTTTCCTGTATAGCTGAGTGCCGGAATCATCGTATTCCAGCCTTGCTCAACCTTAGCCTCTGCTAAGTCTTTTTTATAACCTGAAATTTTTACCGAATTGCTTTCCTGTATCCCTAATTCGATGGCCTGATCTAAAGTAAGGCTCTTGGTGGTTTGTGCTCCGGCCGTGGTTGAAAGTAAAAAAATTGAAAGGCCAAAAAGTCTATAGGTTGATTTCATTTTTTAAACAATTGTTTAATATTGTTAGTTTAAGTTGTTGCGTTTTTGAAAGATTTTGCAAATGAAGTTATTTGCCGATTCAGTTTTTTTTAGTTTTCAGGCAAGCGGAATAGTTGCACAAGGAAACCTTTTTTTTAGGGTTTTAATAGTGATGTAATGACCTCTTTCATGTGGTTTTTAAGCCTGCGCCTGTATTTGTCTGAAAACATTTCCGATTCGTTCTTTTCTTTAAAAATTTTACAGGCAATGGTTGGGCTATGGGCATACATCCTGGCAACACCAATAATGGTCATTACGGTAAGCTCAATGTCTACCTTCCGGAAAATCCCTTTTTCAATGCCATCGTGGATGATAGACGATACATTTTCGAAGTTTCTTTTTAAATGTTCGCTCAGCATTTGGGCAATATCACTCCTTTGTCCAAGATTAATCTCTCTGTAAATTATTTGGGTGGTTTTTCTGTTTTGGAAAAATCCGTCAATGTATCCGTCCGCAATTACAAAGAGTCTTTCCCAATGCGATAAGTGTGGCGATGCAGCAATTAAATTGCCGGTATTGATGAGTTTGCGCTCAATTACCAGTTTGAATAATTGCTCCTTCGATCCAAAATAATAGGACACCATGGCTACGTTTATCCCTGCCTCTTTAGCCAATTGACGTATGCTAACAGCCTCAAATCCGTAGTGTGCGAAAAGGTTTTCGGCAACATCTAAAATGTATTCTTTTTTGTCGCTTCCTATGTTTTTTTCCGAATTCACCCGACAAAGGTAATTAGAGTTTTTATTAATTAAACGTTTGTTTAATATTTTATGATATTTTTTGTTTTGGCGGGCCCCATTCGCACTATCCGGGTTGCATAAATTTAAATAATGTCAAGGCGAATGGTCGGGCTATCCACTGCAAGTCCTCATGCCATTCAGCTAGCGCTTCATGTCATTCCGGGCTTTCCGTTTCTATCCCTGCCCGAAATACCGGGCTAATCGCAATTACGATCATAATTGCATAACCCAAAGTTGATTTTGGGGTGTATGCTTGTTTACTGTACCGTCTATACCCTAACGTTTAGTTATTATTTTGGAATGATAAGGTAAACTTGTTTGATTTAATCAAAAGCTTAGTTTAGAAGCTCAGGTAATATCAATATAAATTTAGGTATTTCAACCTGGAAAGTACTTTGGTCTAATAATCGTTCAAACTGGTAATATCCGTGCATGCTTCCAATCGAAGTCCTCAAATTGCACCCACTCTCATAAGTAAAACTTTCGCCGGGTTCCAATATCGGCATTTCTCCAATAACACCTTCTCCTTCTACTTCGTGCTTTATTCCATTACTATCAAAAATATACCAATGCCTGCGTTTCAATTGGACAGTATAATCGTTGGTGTTTTCTAAAGTGATCTTGTAACCAAAAAAATAATGATGGTACGATGGATTGGAAAAGTTTTTCTCGTACCTGGTTTGAACACTTACTTTTATGCCGGCACTAACCTT comes from Bacteroidia bacterium and encodes:
- a CDS encoding TolC family protein — its product is MKSTYRLFGLSIFLLSTTAGAQTTKSLTLDQAIELGIQESNSVKISGYKKDLAEAKVEQGWNTMIPALSYTGNYTRLSNNIEPFKIAIPGFGDKVLNPQILNQYTNKISLQSTVFAGMKGNYALKAIIQQAAASEADYRKEQADAKLSIINTYLSLFKLHQSKRIVEENLKLAEQRERDIKNMVDNGMILANDLYKARLSRNSLELSLAEVESSISNLNYSLNVMLGLPEETLIQTDEASALLLADTSGISGNLQSASLNRDEVKAQEIRTRALEYQVKSSKGSYFPTLSLGANYYVNNPNQRMFPQEAKFKDTWDLGATLSWNFTSLYTTKSYVKEAKANLEQAKAAKDQLSDAIKMESKQSWNAWQLALKKIKLAEFNVEQATENQRVMLNRFNNNAALATDLLDADNALTQAKLNLLNVRADATAAYYKALRTSGK
- a CDS encoding TetR/AcrR family transcriptional regulator; protein product: MNSEKNIGSDKKEYILDVAENLFAHYGFEAVSIRQLAKEAGINVAMVSYYFGSKEQLFKLVIERKLINTGNLIAASPHLSHWERLFVIADGYIDGFFQNRKTTQIIYREINLGQRSDIAQMLSEHLKRNFENVSSIIHDGIEKGIFRKVDIELTVMTIIGVARMYAHSPTIACKIFKEKNESEMFSDKYRRRLKNHMKEVITSLLKP
- the apaG gene encoding Co2+/Mg2+ efflux protein ApaG, which gives rise to MTTSSKVSAGIKVSVQTRYEKNFSNPSYHHYFFGYKITLENTNDYTVQLKRRHWYIFDSNGIKHEVEGEGVIGEMPILEPGESFTYESGCNLRTSIGSMHGYYQFERLLDQSTFQVEIPKFILILPELLN